Below is a window of Brassica napus cultivar Da-Ae chromosome A5, Da-Ae, whole genome shotgun sequence DNA.
ATTAAACTTGTCACAAAAGCTAAAGACAAAACAGCAATAGACCTGGTTAGCAAAATCAGCGACGGAGTGAACCACTTCGGCCATTATGACATGGCTAGAACTTGTCCACCAAACACCAAACTTGAGAGAAAACACAAGGAAGTTGCACCATAGTGCAGTAGTGACAGCTCTTTGACTGCAAGAtgtttcaccaaaaaaaaaacataactcagGAATAGGACCACATATAAAGAGCTTCACTCATGATTCTCTACGCCAAGTACATGTAAGAATTTCTCTTCTCATGATATGTAACCAAAAAACAGTACCATAAGACCAGAACATAAACTATGAAACTAAACTTAGAAAGACGCTAGCTAACGTCATATTCTACCGAAAAAAAAGACACCAGACAGAATCTTCCAAGAGGATACAGCAAACAGAGCAAAGTTTTCAACATTTGAAACTTAAAAAACCATGAATACTAAATGTATCTACGTAACAGGAAATGCAACAGATGTAACAAACAAGACCACACGGTGATACTAGTCGCATTACAAGAAAAGAGTAAGAAGCATAACGTACCTATGTTGATCATTGATCTCAATTCTCTTGACTTGTTTAGCCCGAGTGAACAAATCTGTTAATACCAAAACTAAGTATCATTAGTACTCAgtaaaccaataaaattttaagacaaggaagaagaagaagacatactCCGGTGAGAAGAGTAGGAATCAATAAGAGGTGTATCTCTATCGAGCGAAACAGAGCATCGCACGCCGCCAAGACCTCCTCGACTAGATAGAAACCCTCTTAACTGCCAAGTGGAACGGATAAGAGAGCTAAAACTCCGATGGGTTTCTACAGCTCCGTTGTTTGTGTCGTCGAATTGCAACAATACGTGAAGTGAGCCGCCTACATTTGTTGCTCTGCTGTAACCCTTCACCGGAGAATGAAAGAGACGAGAGAAGAGGCGATGGGATGGTTGCATTTCAGAGTCTTCACAGCATGCAAGTCTGGTTTTGTTTTcccaggaaaaaaaaataagaagagaaAGCTTTGCTTTGTTCCCGGAGATGTTGGAATCGGTAATCGCTGATTGGTTAAGTTCtcttaagttttattttaataattctttttgattttctataattattagtatgtttttttaatctaaaagcATACAAGTGAAACAGAAGAAGTATGAGAATATTCTTTCTCTATTTTCTTTGACCTGTTCTCAAAGATAAAGCGAGCAAATAAGATGAAATGTATGttaaaattttggaattttatagaaaatttgaactagtcaaatattattttagaaaactaaACTATGAGTGGATTTTTTCGGATAAGATGAGATAACTCCTCAAGTTTAGCAGTgcattttccttctttttttttttttgaacaaacagtgcattttccttttatttgaaaaaaagtaTGGTATCTAACACCCGGAGAATCACACTCTTTTGGTGAgatcttaaataaaagttagttGCCTTATAACAGAGACTGCAACATTACATCAAGGTAGCATTGTCACCATATTGCCACTGATCAAATCTTTCAAAGGAAATGATAAAGCTATATAGCACTTGGGGGATGATCACTCTCTTTTGAGATCTTTCTCTTGCGTGTAATGGCAAGAGCCAAAGTGTTCTCTTCTCACCGTGAGTTGCTTATGTTATTGGCCACTAATACAATCATTTGATCAGCCTCAAGATTTGCCTCCTGCATTGCATGTTGCTTACATATTCTTATCCAAACGGATGATTTTGAGCTGTTTGAGGAGCCCCTTTGGTTAAGTCTCTAGGAGCAccctaaaattataaatgttgtCATGTCGACAGACAAACTAATGAATCAAATGTGCTTCAAATCGAGCATTAGTTTCCAGAATAATTTACAAGTATTAGCTTTCCATAACCTTCCGTGTGCTTGGTGAATAGAGGGTTTACTTTGCGCATCTGTTTGTAAGTGGGTTGGTTTGATCATACCTACAAACACATGACTGTTTGAGGATATGAGTGTTGGAAAATCGTAAGACAAGAAACTGTTGAGTCACTATTTTACCTCTGGCGGGTTAACTGGAAACAAGACATATCAAGTGTGGGGATGGAATATATTTCAAGCATTTGAGAATAATTCTCGTATAGAATCTGGATACGTTGGCTTGCAGGATGcaagttctttctttctttctcttttttttttcttttaaaatcagAAACCCATGTTCATCATTATAAATGTTTCCTTCTTCATTTTAAGGCAATACAGGTGCTAAAAGAAGATGCAAAGCTTCTTCTCAGCTGAGACTCTTAAGTATCTATATCTTCTCTTTTCGCATTCATTGGTTATTTCATTAGACGAATGGGTTTTCAACACAGAAGCTCATCCGTTAAGATGGTGGCACGGAATGATCAGAGTAACCCAACTATCAAGGGTTAGGTAGACAGTTTGatattatataatacaacaaagCTTGAGGCACATGTTGTGTTAGTTTGGATAACCGATACTAAAGAACAATAGATGGACAACTTTTTTTTGCCACAGAAATTAGTACACAAGTAACTTACTGTTTTCTAAGATTTTGAACGCTTTGCAAACAAGAGCAATCAACTTTGACCAGAGAGAATGAAAGCATGAAAAAAAGACTTTTGAGTAAAGTGAGCTTGGTCTGATGTCCTTGAAGGCATCACTAGTCCCTGCTTTAGAATCATGCACAACCACGTTTGCACCTGATACCTGTTAGTTTTGGTTTAGAAAGTACATTCAAATGAATCCTTTCaaaactactttttttttttttgtctcagaTGAATCTCTCTGgtctcaaaacaaaacaaaacaaaacaaaacaaactgtCACCAAACCTTATCCTCAGTATATATACACTTTCACACCACcacaagtcttttttttttttggcgctTCACGTGTATGTTTTTCAtaaacaaatttacaaattaaaagaaaaaaaaaaagtaaaaggaaCGGTTGGGATACAAACTCATAAGCTAGCTGGAACCTGATTTGCCCATCTAAAGGAAATTTCAATTTTGTTCATATCCAAATAGACACTGACTAAACATGTTGAAGAAAGTACCTTAAGAGAACACAGAAACCTTCTCCTTTGCCGACCATGGAAGCTACTGTCTTCACTTCACTATATGTTTCCAATTTACCAAAACCAAAAGCTATCTTTAACCTGAACCCACCTGCTTTATCTTCGTCTTCTTGTTGGCTCTGCAATTCGCAGTCCAAGGGTAACACCAAGCTGAGACTTAATGGATCGAATCATGGAGTTCTTCGTCTTCATGCTCTGTTTCAAAACGAGGAGGCGCCAAGTGAAAGCGATGATAACTTAGCAGAAAACAAAGGGTTTGGTCTTTTACCAGCGGATATATTCTCTCTGTCTCAGGTAGTTTACTCCTCTCCTCTAGTTTTGTCACGTTATGCAGGAAGCTTTGTGAAGTATTGATTCTTTTGGCATATGCTTGTTTTGCTTCTTTATGAAGGAAAAGGTTGAAAGTAGTCTAAGTGGTCAAAAGGAGAGTCATAAGATAATCGATGTGGAGACATCTCTGGCACTTCCTCCTCATGGTGGAGGAACTCGCGCCGGTCTCTTTAGAACCCCTATCTCCGGTGGTGTTCAGAACGCAACCTCTGCTCATGGTTTGCCTCCACCTGCTCTAGCTGTTAGGAACTTGATGGAGCAGGTAAATGCTTCAAAACATCATTTTCTTCTTAAGGTTGATGAGGAAAGATGTTAATTTTCTTGTATCTATTTTTGGTTTTAAGGCCAGGTTTGCGCATCTATGCACAGTGATGTCTAAAATGCACCATCGCAGAGAAGGCTACCCCTTTGGATCTTTGGTAGATTTTGCACCTGATCCTATGGGACGTAAGTCTTTTTCTccttgactctctctctctctctctctctctctctctctttgtatGTGTGTTTTGAATGCAGCTCCTACTTTTGTTTCTAGACCCAATCTTTTCATTTTCACCCTTGGCTATTCACACTCGGAATATTTTAGCTGAACCTAGATGCACCCTCGTTGTTCAGGTAAACATGAAAACTAAAGCTTTACCTAGGTACTTTTGCTTGCTCTTCAAGTCTTTCCATTTAGTCTTCACGGCTTGCTCTCTAAGTTCTCGGAAGGTGGATTTGGGTTTTTCAGATACCCGGATGGAATTGCTTATCGAATGCAAGAGCTACATTATTCGGCGATGTCTATCCATTGCCAGAAAATGAGCAAGTCAGTGTCTCTGTTTAATCACATTGGTTGAGTAATATATGAAATGGTACTACTTGTGTCATAAGTTTCTCTTGTTCTCGATCTCCAGGAATGGGCACATAAGCAGTATATGGCTAAGCATCACCAAGGACCTTCCCAACAGTGGGGAAACTTTCACTATTTTAGAATGCACAACATAAGGTTTCTGTATTCTTATTCATATTTAGCCACACACCATAGTGTAATTATCAGAAACATAGTAACATTAATCTTGATGAATTTGTTTTCTCAGTGATATATATTTCATTGGAGGTTTTGGCACTGTCGCGTGGATCAATGTCAATGAATACGAGGCACTTCAGCCAGATAAGATAGCTGCTGATGGAGGCGAGCAAAACCTTAAGGTGAATTTAACTTAGTTTAAGCCCTTTAATGATTGATCTTACTTAATGACTCAAAGTAGAGTTTTGGTATATCTCTACATGGTGTTAGGAACTAAATGCCATCTTCTCAAAGCCACTTAGAGAATTATTATCTACTGAATCTGAGGTAGACGATGCTGCTATCATTTCTGTAGACAGCAAAGGGATCGACATAAGACTTCGTCATGGTGCTAAGGTAACCTCACTATATATAACCTTTTTTATAATGATTCTGCGAGGGAGGGGGTGTATCAGTTTCTGCATTTGTGTATCAATTTGTTACACTTGTGCAGTTTAACATACAAAGGCTAGCCTTTGAGGAAAGTCTTGGTGTAGAGACCTTAGAAGAAGCCAAATCTGCACTGCGGAAAGTGATAGAGAAGGGAAAAGCACACAATTTGTAGATATAACCTCATATTTGACGACGCATCCAAGCCTTGTCTTGAATTCGCTGTCATCTTCCTTTGAAGACCTATCTTTCTTAATTTGGATTGTTATTGTAGCTTATGCTTTTTATCAAAGAGGATGGATAATTCCCTCTTGTATTTGTAATCAAGAAAGTTGATGAATGAAAGTAAGTTTgtgttcaaaaagaaaaaaaaaacctcataTTTGATGATGTTGCAATAGTTAATGTGGACAAGAAAACATGAATTAATAATCTTCTGGATCATCTAATCTGTTAAAAcaaaagtacaaaaaaaaataaccctCAATTTTtcctttaatatatttaaaggCCAATAtatcaaaaagatacatatttttttattttcaatgtaatttttgtcaactaataatgagaaattatgaagttcaagaacattaattgcaatttttaaaatcttattggtttaaaaatataggaaatataaaattacaaaaaaactatgcatttatagctaagttttaatatgttttattaaaaaatgtaaaaattttaaaacatagatcTTTTAGGAATGGAGGAAGTATTAAATATGCACAGTTATCTAATTTTTACTCTTGGTCTACTGGTTACTATCACTTTTACTATGAATTAAAGTCCATTTTGGACTATTTTTCGTTTTAGGTTAATGAGTAGAAAATCACCAATATGTCTATCTTCAACCAAAGACCTGTTTATATACACCAACCACACCAATTACTTCAATTCTTGTTGTTGCAatctttttcataattttgtgAGTTTTAATCTAAATACGAGAGATCTATAACATAACATGTGAGtgttccaaaaatatatatatataacataacatgtaatttttgaattattaGTGTACAAAATAATGAACATTTAACCTTTTCTAAAATTATCAATATCATATCAAATCGTGATGGTCGGTGGTCGTTACATGCGCTTTTCGCGACTAAACAACCATGGAGAGTGTGTTTTCGAACATGGTAGTTACTAACAACATATCCATGCTAATTTATACACCGAAAGTAACAACTAATGACACACaactaaaaacatcaaaatatgtATAATCTCTGGCATAAAAGGAGAAAGATAGATGTAAATGTGTGAAATGAAAAAACCTTAATGGAGAAGCCTAGTATTTGATCCACACAATATTCAATGAGACCAGATTTGATAACCAAAAACTCGCACTGAAActgtagaattaaaaaaaaaaacacaaaatgaaCGTGAAAATGAAAGGACATACAAATATTCTAAGTATGTTATAAAAGATGTGAGAGAGAAATTGTCTGTTCACGCAAAATCTTGTTAGATCAAACTCCCCTTGTCTTTTCTCTCCATTAGAGCATCTTCGatgtatatttctatattttcttctaaaatagagatctctattatagaggtggatttgttccaatgtatgcctctataatagagttcctctattttagaagaaaatataaaaaaatcctactttttacctctatatttagagatgATAATAGcaaatctctatattttcctctataaatagagaaactctattatagaggcatacattggagcaaatccacctctataatatagtttctctattttaaataaaaatatataaataaaaatagaggtAGGTTGGAAATGGTCTTAGTCATCTTCTCTGTGAATTATGTTTTACCTCCGGCGTGGTTGCCCTTTCGCCGGCGTTGGAGGGCCTcctctcctcttctctctcgTTCTCCCTTTTTCCCTCTTCTCCTCCTCTGGCTCCCTCCGGCATGCTTGCGTCCCTGGGGTTTCGAGCTTCGTCGGCGGAGGAATCTAGGCTGAAACCGGCTGCCATCTTGAGTCCCTGGTGATGCGGTGAGGTATGTGTAGCGGTGGTCGGTGGTTAGGGTCGGAGTTTTGGGATCAGGATTTCTCGGTGGTCGTTTTTTAATCTTAGATCTACGGTGAATCCCGGTCGGTTGGTGGCGCATGTTCAATGAGGGGGGTCTCTCGCTCGGGATCTGGTCTTATACATGTCTCCCGGCTCTTCTCGTTGTTCTGGCGGAGCTGAGCGGCGGCGTGTGACTTCTCCTTTCGCGTGGTGTCTCATTGAAGGGCAGGTCTTGTTGTTATCTTCTCAGTAGATGCGGTGTTTCTTCATCGGTGCGCCTGTAGGCCTTGCTGGTTGCGTCTTGTGTGTTTCTGTTGGGCTTCGGCTTGGCGTGTGCTTCAGCGTTTAGGTCTCCGACGAGAAGTCATCTATGGCTATGGTTCGGAACCTCTGCATCGGTTACCTGCTTTTCCTCCTCTGCTCATGGCATTTTCCCTCGCGCTCGTGTTAGTTTCTTGCGTGAAGCTCTTCGAGTATCTTCCGGCACCATCCTTCGGCTTTTCTTCAGCGTTCATTTCCAGGTACCGATCGAGTCGGTCAGCTCTCTGGTTCTCAGGGACTGTCCGTGTCGAGACCCTATTATCCGGTTGGTCATTCGGGTAGGTTGCGTCTCGTGTTTTCCATGGGTTTGAACCCATCATCCCACCACCTGAACTGAGCGCCCGAGCGTCTCTGTGTTTCTTGGGATGTGTTCGCCCGGCTCGTTTATGTGGTATGGAGTGCTAAGGGGGGAGGTGCAGCTTCTTCTCACCCCGTTTTTTTGTGCAGGTCTTTGTCGTGTGGCTTCATCGGGGCTTTGCGTCCAATAAATGCTCGATCTTGTTGATGTGGGCGTACATGGCCTCTAGCGTACCTTTCTGGTCGTGTAGGTGGATgctcaacatgtcttcctcgaGCTGTTCTTGGTCGAGCCAATCTTTAAGAGCAGATCATCGGAGATGCCAAAATTATCGGGTTCTGACTCTCATTATAACCGTGATTCTTCCTTTTGCAGCAAGAGGTTGTGCAGATAGCTGAGGGTTCCGGCTTGTGGGTTCTGCATGTTGTGTCTGTCTCTGTGTTAGTCTAGTTCGAGTTGGtgtttagatttttgttttctttattagcCCTGTTCTTTTCCAGAACGCAGCGTCAGCGGCGTgcgtcaaaaaataaaaaaggattaAAAATTAACACGTCAGTAGCAGGTTAAAACAGAGAGTTGAATGATACTAATAATTGACGCAAAGGACACGTTAACGCGGAGTTGAAGACGCTGATAATTGCAGCGACGATGAAAGCACGGAAAAGATCAGTTGCGGCAGTTGCCGGCGGAAGCTGTATAACGAAGCTGCActtaaatttctttttcttgtttgatAATTTTTGGTTTCTGCGTCAGACGCAGCGTTAAACAAACGAACAAGCCTATTCTACTTATTGTTGTTTCTGTAGTTCTAtaaaaaatcttgaaaattGATAATAATGTCTTTACAtttaatttaccaaaaaaaagatctTGTTAGATATTGTCAGCATACACATCATGTGTAGATAAGAGATGATGCGACAATTTTTTTCATTGTACACATGTATTATAACTCAAAATATACATACTGGCAGAGTTCTTGCGTGGTCGTACATCTTAATTTAGTGGGTTCTTCCTACTCATGTATTTCGAAAGAATCAAAATCAAAGAGATTAAGCACTAAACCTTAATCATTTTAAGCTATTTTGATATGCATGTTGAATATGCAAGTACCTGGATGAGCTATATATTGTCATAAGCATTTATTTGCTATAAAACTCATCATGTAAGAGAGAATACAAACTTCCTATGGGTATGAAGTCATAGACAAGAAGCTTCTCAGCTGCTAAAATAGTAGACCCTTATCTGCACCAAGTTATCATAGTCCATGACACTAACCAACTCAATCTTCTTCCTGAAATATTTGTCTAGCATCATCACATCCATTAGTCTCACCACTACAATTGTCACCACATCAAGAAATTTCTTATACACCATTCCAAACGTTCATTTGCGAAGCATAAATAGTTTGATGTGATTCACCTGATTCTTTTCTGTGTTGGACCAAAAGATCAACGGATTATTCAAATCAGAAGTTTGACGTTTTGACTTCTCTCTTTACATTATTGATCTCTTTGTTCTCCTTCGTCATTGATGTCATTGCTTCATTTGGAAGTTTAGTTTTGTCATAGTTCGTAATATCTTCTCATCGCATGGAACACCGATGATGACCCACCTCAAAATTGATTACAATGTTGTCTACTTTAAGAATTTATTAAACACATATTATAATGCTTATAATGTTTTGGTTGGTTGTTGATGTATTACCATAGCTCCTACAGTGTGCGTGGATTATTTCACTTGTTTTCCAATAACACCACTAAAGCATGCATTTATGTAGTAGCATCCTCAGTGACGTTTAAACATCGTTACCAGTTTAAGGGCCAGGCTTAGTAGATTCACCGTTTACTCTCGTCTGAAGGTCATCTTGAAGCTTATGTGGTATATTTGGTTCTTTTATCGGTTGATGTTTTGTCTGGATCATTTTGGTGGTTTCTTGGAACTAAAACTTTTCAGTATGGTGGTGTTTAGTGACATCATTTTCATTTAtactttgttttctatattATGTGTCCGTTAATACGACGGTTCTGGATCTAACAAACTTCTTTATTTGGAatggaaaataataattaagattaaaaattaaaaggctAAAGACGAAAACAGGCCCATAGACAACCAAGTTGCTTTGGTGTTGTGGTATAGGAACTCCAGCTGGAGTGTCCGCCCCTGAGTTCGAGCCTTGGCTACTGCGGAATTTACATATGGGCTGCAGCatccgagaccgaagaccgttatACGGTGAGCCACATGGTAACGTCCTGGCAGCGTCCAtgctcacttcggtctctagtctggaccacttcAGTGGGCCAGGATACTCGGTTAGCAAAAAAGAAACAGGCCCATAGAGCCCAATGTACATTCCTATAACCATGACATccctctatatattaaaagagaagtcactttagtgatttctggtGACGTGTCGttcataggtgaagtttcaagaaaattgttataatttgattggtctatgatttttaatctttatttatttaattttgatctaaaatttaaggtaagtctaaaatcatttaacatcacttgccatataatctacagaataacaatttatggaaactgattctcgaaattatagaaagattaataatgttttatttattacttttaatatttataaactataaaatataatgaatgaaattttatataagataattataattgttttatactctatttgatgaattgtattcgaatataattatatattaattattttaaatattaaaaaattgaaacatgtttattaatattaattttaaattatttatcgttgtttaaagaataaatttatcataattttaaaataatttacagaatgttataaattattaataaaattaaatttactttatattgaatatttgtttattgttaaattttttttagaatttctttttgatttattttttccatcgacaCTACTAAAAAGGAAAGCCCTCTAAATACTTACCTTATTTTGTAATTTCGATATATCATTTAATTCATCGATCCCACTATAATAGGAAAGTACCTTTGAATACTAATTGCAagggaaaacataatttaatgaCCAATTAACATCACTTTCCAAATGacttacataatattattaataactatttatggtaactaatagTCGAAAGTATGGTATATAAAtccattttattaattcaaataaatattttggattCCAAATGacttacataatattattaataactatttatggtaactaattgtcgaAAGTATggtatataaaatcattttatcaattcaagtaaatattttggtttattattttatgtagtctatagatatattagaatataaagtcattttatcaaatcaaataatttattttaattcattgATCCCCTATAAAAGGAAAGTAGCATTAAATACtgattgaaaaggaaaaaataatttaatcccTCTATTAACGTTACTTGCGCAACAATATTAGTTAATACATGTAATAATTAGTTTCCTTATTACAAATGGAAATAATTCTCTTGATTTTGTTGAttgattttttagaatttctgtttcgatttattttaatcatcaaCACTactaaaaatgaaatcactttaATACTTAACTTTTGTGTTTTCTCGATTCAAAGAACATCTTTTTGCGATCATTTCtctgtttaattcattaaatactcactaaatattttagatgttAGAGAAACGAAATTAATTGACAAGATATTTTTTCTCCTAAAATCATgcatttaaaacttaatatttatggTGAGACTTGTCAACCAAAATTCTGGTGCAATCTATTCACGAGATGTTCTCCTTTAGCTTTATTAACAAgatattccaaaaataatattaccttataagtataagatttattgagaatttattaaagaataTTCTACTTCTTAGCTTATCATGCAAGCTAAATCAATAAGAAACGTCTACCAATTTACTATAAATAAGACATTCACAGTAGAAGAAACGAAATAATTGAACTTTGTATTCTGAACTTTTAATGTTAATAATGTtatgaacttttttttcttcttattttaaaacattaagcttttatatttcatgagagctgatttttcttttggtttatatGCAGATACCCTATTATGACGATTTCTCCACTGAAGCTATATATGATTTGATTGTACACCTCTTTGATATATCATTTCGATAACATCTTTGTTCCTCAATCTGGTAAAACAATTTTACTCAATTTGATAACATCTCTCAGCTAAATCATTTCAATAGCATCTTTTTGTGCTgcgaatatttttctttttttgatttgtagatttatattattgtttagaaTTATAagcttatatatacacatatttgtttttttgtttgcttatttgtttttttgtttgctgattgtgattttgttttatattttttcagagATGATTTGAGAGAAGTGGTCATATTTCAGACCTCTAAGAGTTCACCATTCCGATCCTGCAAAAGATGTGCACTTAGAATGGTATTTTCTCTCTTGTACATCAAAATTggataatcaattatatttttaaaatatctatagtAGGATGGTATTTTCTCTACTGAAATAATATCTTATTTCCTAATATCAtgctttaatatttaaaataggtGTTAGACATGGATCGACCAGATTGAAACATGGTCGAATGATAACTGTCCAAACAAAGTAAAGAGTTTGATGTTCGACGATCACATCTAGACTATGGACAGATGCAAACACGTTTTGTAAAGACCTAATAGTGATCCCTGAGGACAATGTGATTGACATtgcttagcacacatgcttaACCGGGACACTAcatgtcaaaggacatgagaaacgacctaagaggtctaagtggtcttgattacggttcagtaatgaaactggccgattactcccatTCTATACCTACAGGATAGATCACGCATTAGATGCGTagtatgtagaacctacaccgaggttcacatcagggggagtagtgcgtgttgtactctttttccttcatcatggttttgtcccactgggttttcctgataaggttttaatgaggcaacattaaagcgtactacaaatcctgtatggttatggcatccaagggagagtgttataaaacatgtgtggattgccattaaccaagacaagaagagatggcccatcaggccacgaccagTCCATCCGCGACAatgtccaagaggagagagagagagccgacttcaggagagagagaggcggccacaagcttggagagaaaaggaaaccctttccttttccttatagatgttatctttccttttatgtatttagtagatttcctatttcatataggattaggataagtactctttccatttatctctatcttgtaatccttatataaggaaccccctttgttcattaataacacacacgaaatattcagtctcaaacccttcttttacaacacgtgttgtaaaagaagggtttgagactgaatatttcgtgtgtgttattaatgaacaaagggggttccttatataaggattacaagatagagataaatggaaagagtacttatcctaatcctatatgaaataggaaatctactaaatacataaaaggaaagataacatctataaggaaaaggaaagggtttccttttctctccaagcttgtggccgcctctctctctcctgaagtcggctctctctctctcctcttggacatTGTCGCGGATGGActggtcgtggcctgatgggccatctcttcttgtcttggttaatggcaatccacacatgttttataacactcccccttggatgccataaccatacaggatttgtagtacgctttaatgttgcctcattaaaaccttatcaggaaaacccagtgggacaaaaccatgatgaaggaaaaagagtacaacacgcactactccccctgatgtgaacctcggtgtaggttctacatactACGCATCTAATGCGTGATCTATCCTGTAGGTATAGAATGTgagtaatcgg
It encodes the following:
- the LOC106451646 gene encoding uncharacterized protein LOC106451646; this translates as MEATVFTSLYVSNLPKPKAIFNLNPPALSSSSCWLCNSQSKGNTKLRLNGSNHGVLRLHALFQNEEAPSESDDNLAENKGFGLLPADIFSLSQEKVESSLSGQKESHKIIDVETSLALPPHGGGTRAGLFRTPISGGVQNATSAHGLPPPALAVRNLMEQARFAHLCTVMSKMHHRREGYPFGSLVDFAPDPMGHPIFSFSPLAIHTRNILAEPRCTLVVQIPGWNCLSNARATLFGDVYPLPENEQEWAHKQYMAKHHQGPSQQWGNFHYFRMHNISDIYFIGGFGTVAWINVNEYEALQPDKIAADGGEQNLKELNAIFSKPLRELLSTESEVDDAAIISVDSKGIDIRLRHGAKFNIQRLAFEESLGVETLEEAKSALRKVIEKGKAHNL